The Lewinellaceae bacterium DNA window GGATCTTTTTTACAGGCTGCAAAAACACTTAATAAGAGTGCCGTGAACAAAAACAATTTGGTTTTCATAATTAATCAGGTTTAGTTTGAATGAATGATCGAGGGGTAAGACGCAGGAAGGGCATTAACTGGTTAGGGGGGGTACAGAAAAAGCCGCCCGAAGTAATCAGGAAAACGATCAGTAAAGTGATTTTTCCGACCGGAGTTTAGTTCAAATCTGCTGAATGGGACGGTCGATATGGACTGGCACGAAAAATTAGAACCCGGTTTATTGGCGAATCCTGGCCAATAGGCTTGTCCGGGAACTCACCTCCAGCTTTTGATAAATGTGGTTGAGGTGTGTTTTTACAGTATTGATGGAAATAAAAAGATGATCTGCGATGGCTTGATTGGAATACCCGTCCCGGATCAGCTTTACGATATCTATTTCCCGGTCGCTTAGCAGCGATAGCAATTCTTTTTCCCAGCTGGCCAGAACTGGATTTTCATCGGTAGGGGCACTGCGCTGATGATTTGCAAAGGCAATTTCCAGGGCAGCAAAAATATCTTTCTCTGTGAATGGTTTGACAACATATCCGGCGGGAGCAGTTGCTTTTGCTTTCTCCAGCGTTCCACGGTCTGCAAATGCAGTGAGGTAGATGAAGGGAAGATGGAGATGATTGTGAATGTGCCTTCCTATGGCAATGCCTTCCTGGCCTTTCCCCAGATGGATATCGAGCAGGATTATCTCAGGATCGCATGTTCTCAGGGCTTCCATCGCTTCTTCTTCTTCATAGGCAATGCCACAAACCAGGTAACCGGAGGATTTCAAATAGCGTTGGATGGCTGCCGCGATCAGCGGGTCATCTTCAATGATCAATACTCGCAAACTCATAGCAGATCAAGATTTGGAAGTAACAATGTAAAAAGTGTTCCATCGGCTTTGCGGTAAGCAAAACGTGCGCCCAATCGCTTGCTGAACATTTTAACCAGCTCCATCCCCAAGCCATCTGCGGTGGCGGGATCAAAATTTTCCGGGATTCCAACACCATTGTCCTGTACTTCAAGTGTCCAACCCTGACCGGGGTTTTCGAAAAGCCGGATTTCTATCCGGCCTGCCCGATCTCCGGGAAATCCGTGCTTGATGGCATTGCTGATCAGCTCATTGATGACCAGTGCCAAAGGAATCATGGTGTCAATACGAACGGTCTTGTCTGGTAACTCGGTGGACCAGGAGATACGGTTCGGTTTGACCTGATAGGAATCCATCAGGCTGGCAATCAGCTTTTCAATATAGGTCTTGATATTAACACCGGTCAGATGGCCATCCTGATATAAATTCTGATGGATCAATCCCATCGACTGCACGCGGTTTCGACCTTCATTCAATGCCTGGATGGCATGTGTATCCGAGGTGTGCTGTGATTGTAAATAGAGCAGACTGGAAATAACCTGCAGGTTGTTCTTTACCCGGTGGTGAATTTCTTTAAGCAGCAGTTCGCGTTCCTGGAGTGATGCCGCCAATTCTGCATTGGTGTCGGCCAGGGTCGTTGCGGTTTGCCGGCGATTCCGGTTCAAACCATATAATAACGTAATCAGCATTATTGCACTTAATAAACCGATTCCCAGTATCCAGTCGTTGCGGAGGGCTTTAGCGATGGTCAGATCTTTGATTTGATTTTGGGTAACCAATTGATAGATTTCCTGCTCTTTTTGAGCCGTTTGATAACGTATCTGCAGTTCCTGGATCCTGGTCCTGTTTTCAACCTGTAAGATGCTGTCATCCAGCCGTTTCCATTGCTCCAAATAAAGAAGCGCCTGGCCGGGCTGGCCGGCGGCTTTATGGATCTCGTACAATTGACCAAGAAAATCGGATTTGGCCTGGTAGAAGTTATCAGACAGCTCAAGGGCTTTTTTAGCAGAGTTGGCAGCTCGTGCATATTGATGTGTTTCCTGGTACAGATCAGCAAGGTTTTCCAGCATGATCAGCATGGCCGGGTAGTTGTGTTTACTCTCGTAATAGGGCAGGATGCGTTCGATACGCCGGATGATCAGTGGTGCCGGTTCGCTGTCAAATAAAGATCCCATGTGGAATGGTTTGACGCGGTCGAGGATCTTATCGGTGCCGATATAATCCAGGTATGCTTCGATGGCTGCCGCTTGCTTTTCCGGGTTATTGGTGATGCTGGCCAGTTGAATCTTGTGCCATAGGATAAATCCGACATTCATCCGACTGTCGTACCTGGTAGCACGCTGCAGACTTTCATTCAACTCCGATTCAGCCTGATCGAACTGTTGATGTACGCGGTAGATATCCGCACGTATCTTGGCATTCTCCCAATTAGAAAATGGGGTAGCCAGGTGACTGTACAAACTGTCACTGCGCAGGGTAAGCTCGAAGGCTTTGCTATAATCCTGCAGGTAGAAGAGCGTCTTTGCTTCTTGTTTGGTGTACAATGCCAGGGTTGCGGTGTCCCTGAGGGGTGTTACGAACTCCATGGCGGTGCGAATCGATTGAAGTGCTTCTTCCGCATGACCCTGACTTAGGTAAGTTCTGGATTTTTTGTAGGCAAGCTGATGGGACAAGATAGAATCAGGGTGTGAAGTCAGGTAGTTTTGAACCATATCGAGGTAAAAAACCGCCGAATCATCCTGGAATGAAATGTTCTTTTCGGCAAGATCAAGCCACCGGAGAACATCAGGTTTGCCTTCGGCCTGGGGTAGTTGAGCAAACGACGCAAGCGGGAGTCCACACCATATGACAGCGGTCAGCAGAATAAATTTTGGATATAAACACCTTTGCAGCATAATAGTGAATCGTGTTGGTTTCACCAGTGTGATCTTCGATGATCGTGATTCGGGATTGTAATGATAATGGATGATTTTAAACTGGGCAATATTTTCACATTCCCCGGCTTGCAAAACATGGCAGGCTAGTGAGGTCGCGGTTACGCCATGCATTCTCCTGATATTCAGACAAAAAACCTTTGTTATTACGATAGAAAAGGTCTATCTTTGCGGTCCATTTTGATAAAGTAAAATAAAATCTTTAATGAATCAGTACGAAGTTACCTTTATTGTCGATCCGGTACTGTCTGATACAGAGATCAAACAGACATCGGAAAACTACGTGGATCTTCTGAAAACAGAAGGTTGCCAAATCGTACACGTAGACGAGATGGGCTTACGTCAGTTGGCCTATCCAATCAAAAAGCGTAATTCGGGTATTTATTACTGTATTGAATTCCAATCCGATTCCGGCACCATTATTGGCCGCCTGGAATTGGCTTTACGTCGTGACGAGCGCATCATGCGTTTCCTGACAACCGCCCTGGATAAATACGGTATCAAGTACAACGAAGATAAACGGAATGGCCTCATCAAAAAACGTGATAAGGCTGAGAAGAAACCGGAGAAGTCATTTGGTCAGCCGACACCTGCTCCTACCAAGCCGGAAGAGCCAGCACAACCTGCCAAGGCTCCTGAAAAGGCACCGGTAGCTGCAGTAGCTGAAGAAGAAGAATAACCAAATTCAGACCATCCAAAAATTAGCACAAAATGGCATCAAGAGACGATATTAAATTTCTTAGTAACCCCAAGATTGGGCAGAATAAGAAAAAATATTGCCGGTTCAAGAAATACGGCATCAAATACATTGATTACAAAGATCCGGACTTCCTGTTAGGCTTTATCAATGAGCAAGGAAAGATCCTGCCGCGTCGGATCACGGGTAATTCGCTGAAATACCAGCGGAAAGTAGCCACCGCGATCAAGCGGGCACGTCATTTGGCCATGCTGCCTTATGTAGCGGATTTATTGAAGTAATCGGAAAAATGTAACAGTCATGGAACTCATTTTATTAAAAGATGTAACCAATCTGGGCGATAAACACGAAGTGGTGACGGTAAAAGACGGCTATGGCCGTAATTACCTGATCCCTCAGGGCATAGCTATTGTGGCCAACTCGATGAATCGCCGTAAACTCGCAGAACTCAAACGCCGGGAAGAAGCAATCGAAACCAAGCGTTTGGATGAATATAAAGCCGTCGTCGACAAAATCGGCGGGCAGGTATTGCGCATAGCAGCCAAAGCAGGTACCTCAGGTAAAATCTTTGGAAGCGTAACCAATGTGCAATTGGCACAGGCTTTAAAAGATCAACTCGATGTGGATGTGGATCGGCATAAGATCCACTTGATTGAAGATGTGAAAATGTTGGGAACCTATACCGCTGACCTCAAATTGCATAAAGAGGTCGTGACCCAACTGGCATTCGAGGTGGTCCAGGACTAAGTTTATTCTATTTTCACACGATGAAGGCTTTCTTTCGAACCGTCGAAGGGAAGCTTTTTTTTATGTATAAGATGGTGTGTTCGACGCATCAATCAGGCGATTTGGCGATTAATTGACCAATGCATCCCCGCGTTTTGTATTTTCTCGAAGAATTTCCTTATTTCAGGGATTAACGGAAAAAACATTTCCCATGCGCGTTCCCCTCACCCGCTATCAATGGCTAAGTTGGGTACGGTCACCAGCCCTGACCCAGCAAATCGTTCAAACGGTAATTCTTGCCCTGTTTGGCCTGTATATGGCGGCTAACCTGGTATTTCTAAGCCTGTTTGCCACCAAAATCATGCAGGAGGTGTATCCTCAGGCAGACCCGGCGATAAAACTGGGAGGATTGCTGATCTATGGATTCTTTGCCGGATTATTAATGCGTATCCTGTTTCAGAAATTCCCGGCCATACACATCAAACCTTATCTACTCCTGCCCATCACAAGGAGCAATCTGATCCACTACCTGCTGCGCTCTTCACTGACCAGTTTTTTTAACTGGATACCACTTTTTATCCTGATCCCGTATTTTGTCCAGGATGTCCTGCCATCCCATTCGGCAGCGTATGCCATACACTTCTTGTTGTTTTACACAGGTTTTGTGCTCTTTAACAACTACCTCGCATTCAGCATTGATAAGCTCTTTAAGCTCAAGCCTGCAGTTGCAGCTATACCGGTAATTCTGTTGATTGGTGTGTTTATTGCTGATCACCGTGGATGGATTGCCGTATCACCCGTGCTGGAAAGCTGGTTTGCTGCCTGCATGCAGAAGGGATGGATTGCCTCATTACCATTGATCGGGGCGATAGTGCTCTATGTTTACAATTTGAAGGCTTTGGGCCGGGTTTATTTTCTGGTTGACCGGAACTCCAATCAGCCAGTCACAGAGATGAGTATACCTACCACCTGGCTTGGCAGGTTGGGTCCGACAGGCATATTGATAGGCAATGAAATCAGGATGATCTGGCGGCATAAGCGATCCCGGTCCCTGCTATACATTGCTTCCCTAATGGTGCTGTATCCACTGATATTCATGGGTAACCCGGTGATGGATTTTGTTGCCTTCAAGATATTTCTGGCCTTATTCATCACGGGCATATTTGCTTTGAACTATGGCCAGCTGATGCTGAGCTGGAACAGTCCTCATTTCGACTTTTTAGCTACCCGACAAGTCCGTATTGAGGATATCTTCCGGGCGAAATACTACACCCTGGCTGGATCCTGTGTTGTATTGTTTTTGATCACCCTGCCTTACGGATGGGTTTATCCCGATTATTTGCCGGCACACATCGCTTTATTTCTCTTTAATGTGGGCTTTTCCATTTATATCTATATGATTCTGGCAGCCTTTAACAGTAAGCGGATTGATCCTTCCAAGGGCGCCATGATGAATTACGAAGGGATATCCATCGTTCATTTTTTCATTTTATTACCCTTGTGGGGAATCCCCTTCTTGATTTATGTGGCATTTCAATTTCTGGGCGCGAATGTGCCTTTTTTAATCATTGGCGGTCTGGGAGTCATCGGAGCATTATTTCACCCCACGATTATCCATCAGGTAACCAGATTGTTTGAAAGCAGGAAATATCCCATTCTTTCGGCATTTCGGAAAAAATCATAAACGTTCGAGGTATGATCCAATTTCAGCAAGTCATTAAGAAATACGGAAATCAGGTAGTCCTGGACATTCCCGAACTGGAGATCAGGGAGGGGCAATTGTTTGGCCTGGTCGGTAATAATGGTGCCGGGAAAACCACGGCCTTCAGTCTTTTACTCGATCTGATTCCACCGGACCGGGGACAAATCCTGTCGAAAGGAGAAACGGTACAGCACCATGAAGGATGGAAGCGGTACACAACTGCATTTTTGGATGAGAGCTTTCTGATGGACTTTCTGACCCCGGAGGAATATTTTAATTTTATTGGTGAATTGTACGGCTGGGGGAAAGCGCAGGTTAACGCTTTTCTGGAGCACTACCAGCCGTTTTTTAATGATGAGGTGCTTGGCAAAAGGAAGTATATCCGCGATTTTTCGAAAGGGAATCAAAAGAAGATCGGATTGATCGGAGCGCTCATTGGCGACCCGGAAGTCATCATTCTTGATGAACCTTTTGCAAATCTGGATCCCACCACTCAGATACGATTCAAGCGCATTGTCGAAGAACTGGAGTCTACCCGAACCGTATTGATTTCCAGTCATGACCTGAATCACATCACGGAAATCTGCCGGCGCATTGTTTTGCTCAATAAAGGCAAGATCGAGAAGGATATACAGGTATCGCCTTCAACCTTGCAGGAGCTGGAGGACTATTTTGCAGGATAGTTCGTGGATCGTGATCTTGTCAAAAAAATATTAATCCTGAATAAAATAAAAGGGCGGCTATGCATGAAGCAGTTGCCGCCCAATTGTCAAATCGTAGACGAAAATGATCTATTCTATCCGGATAAACTGGCCGTACATGATGTAGGCATTGACCCGAACGATGACGTAGTATGGACCAGGAGTCCATCCTTCGGTATTGATCTGCAGTTCTTTTGCACCTTTTTGCATCGGAACTGTCTTCTTGTATACCGGAATGCCCTGACCGTTAACGATTTGTATGCTTCCCTCCTCGGTGGAGATTGGAATTTCAAATGCCAGCTTCACCAGGTTGACAGTCGGGTTCGGATAAGCCGTGATCTTTCCAACTGTCGTATTGATTTCAACTGGTGCCTCGGTTAGCTCCTCACCTTCAGGTGTGGTAATCGAGTTGGTGACGGACCATGAGGTCACGATGCGGCATTCGTCAAATCCATCGTTGATGAACCCAAGTGCATCGGTGATATCACCTAATCCTACACCTACATTTTCACCCCCTAACGCCCGGCTGGCCAGATCAAACAATTGGCTGATGGTAAATCCGGTTCCCAATTTCTGCAATACTGCTGTAGAGAAACAGAATGTTTGTTCGGTACCGGGAACTGGATAGGCATTGCCGTTAGCGCCACAGTTGCTGGATGAAGCGGTTGTCATGCAATTGCCCATTATTTGAGTGCTTCCAAGGTTACCATCCAGGCGCATATTGAGTGCCAGGGTAATGGCTTGGGATACCAGAGTATTCTTACTGGTAGCCACACCTTTGCTGGTTCTGGTACTAAAGTTGAAGGAACCGCAACTTCCATTGCCGCTATTCAACGCGACCGATGGTCCACCTCCGCCTAACAATCCGATGATACAAGCTACGTCATTAGAATTTAAGGTAAATGACCGACCTGGTTTGCCCAGAACAATTGGACCAGAAGCCATAAGATCAGTGATCAGTGGCGTGGTTTGGCGACCATCACAATAGCGGCCTCTGTCATTACCATAAAAGCCTTGCGTTAATGTACATCCACCACCTAAATCCGAGGTTGGGGCGTCGGCTTCAACGGTACAAGTTGAGCTACATCCATTTTGATCGGTTACTGTAAGCTCGAGTATCAGATGATCGCTTCCTGCATCCAGGTTTACAGTCGAACTGTTGCCCCCGGAAGTGATGTTCCAATTACCAGACAAAATGGTCCATTCGTATTGCATGGGATCCATACCACCGGTAACATCTGCCATAAAGGTATTGCTGGCTAGAGTGCTGATCTCGTTAGGTGCGATGATCGAACAGACCGGTGAGCTACCCTCGATGCACACATCTCGTGTAAAGGTGGTTTGGTTGCCACAGTTATCCGTAAATACATAGGTCAGGATGTATTTACCAGCTTCGCAATCCCAGTTAATTTCAGGGACATCTACCGTAATATCCGGACTGCAGTTATCGGTTGCTGTCAAACTCCAATTGTTATTGAAGAATGATTCAAAAGTCATCGGTGTAATGCACTCCACATTTGGTGGATTGACCACAACTGGTGGTTCGTGGTCGGCAGGTACAGAAATCTTTTGGGTTACTGATGCCTGATTGCCACACTTATCCGTTGCGGTCGTAGTCCGGTAAATGGTCACTCCACAACTTGAGGATTGCTCGGTACAACCCAGATTGAGATTGAAGTCAGAATTTACACCATTGCGATGATAAGTATTACCATTGTAAACAATGTCGCCATAGTATGTAAACCATCCTGACATGCCGTATGTATAGGTAAATACATTCGCATTCTCCCCGACCTGGAATCCGTAATAGTAGTTGGATGGATTATGGGTCAAGGACAGTTGAGATCCAGCGTAGGCACGAATGCCTGTAAAAGTATTGGCCTTACTGTCGTCCATTTCATAATAGGTCCAATCCAGGTAATTGTTTCCGGCAATACCGGAATTTTTATACCCGCGTCCCATAGCGCTCCACTCTTCCCAGTTGGAACCATTGCGCATCCAGATGTCAAATTCCCAGGCAAGCTGATCATTATTCACATTGGATACTGTTCCATAGAAATGAGCGGTACCATCGGCAAATTGGTCGAATCCACCTTGCTCTACGTGGAAGAGGAGACTGGAAGCTCCCGGCATATTCTGGAACCAGCCAATTCTGGGATCACTTTCATTGGACCAGTCCATATTCACCAGATCACAGTGGCTGCCACCTTCTGTTACCATGCTATCCTGGTAAGTTACTGTGACATTGCCATCACAGTTATCAACAACTGTAAGCGGAGTGAAATCTGGAATGGGCTGTCCGCAAGAAAGTATAATATCACCAGTATTTCCAATGAAAATCGGAGCTTCATCGTCCAATACTGTAATGTTCTGGGTGACAATCTCAGATTGATTTCCACAGGCATCCTCTGCATACCATGACTTACTCATCATATATCCACAGTCAATTTCCGATCTGACTTCTAATCCCTCGATAAGTTGTGGAGTACCACAGTTATCTTCTGCTACTGGAGCATCCCAAGACCAATCCTCATTGCAGGAATATGACTTATCCTGTAAAGCACTAATGGTTGGAGGTGTATTGTCAGGATCCCTCGTAATGGTCTGGGTCACCGTTGCCTGATTGCCACAATGGTCAGTAGCAATCGTAGTTCTGATGACTGTGGTCCCACAAGAATTATTGCTATTGGTACAACCCAGATTAAGGTTGAAGTCAGAGTTGATACCGGTGCGATGATAAGTC harbors:
- the rplI gene encoding 50S ribosomal protein L9; translation: MELILLKDVTNLGDKHEVVTVKDGYGRNYLIPQGIAIVANSMNRRKLAELKRREEAIETKRLDEYKAVVDKIGGQVLRIAAKAGTSGKIFGSVTNVQLAQALKDQLDVDVDRHKIHLIEDVKMLGTYTADLKLHKEVVTQLAFEVVQD
- a CDS encoding ABC transporter ATP-binding protein; this translates as MIQFQQVIKKYGNQVVLDIPELEIREGQLFGLVGNNGAGKTTAFSLLLDLIPPDRGQILSKGETVQHHEGWKRYTTAFLDESFLMDFLTPEEYFNFIGELYGWGKAQVNAFLEHYQPFFNDEVLGKRKYIRDFSKGNQKKIGLIGALIGDPEVIILDEPFANLDPTTQIRFKRIVEELESTRTVLISSHDLNHITEICRRIVLLNKGKIEKDIQVSPSTLQELEDYFAG
- the rpsF gene encoding 30S ribosomal protein S6, encoding MNQYEVTFIVDPVLSDTEIKQTSENYVDLLKTEGCQIVHVDEMGLRQLAYPIKKRNSGIYYCIEFQSDSGTIIGRLELALRRDERIMRFLTTALDKYGIKYNEDKRNGLIKKRDKAEKKPEKSFGQPTPAPTKPEEPAQPAKAPEKAPVAAVAEEEE
- a CDS encoding DNA-binding response regulator yields the protein MSLRVLIIEDDPLIAAAIQRYLKSSGYLVCGIAYEEEEAMEALRTCDPEIILLDIHLGKGQEGIAIGRHIHNHLHLPFIYLTAFADRGTLEKAKATAPAGYVVKPFTEKDIFAALEIAFANHQRSAPTDENPVLASWEKELLSLLSDREIDIVKLIRDGYSNQAIADHLFISINTVKTHLNHIYQKLEVSSRTSLLARIRQ
- a CDS encoding 30S ribosomal protein S18, with amino-acid sequence MASRDDIKFLSNPKIGQNKKKYCRFKKYGIKYIDYKDPDFLLGFINEQGKILPRRITGNSLKYQRKVATAIKRARHLAMLPYVADLLK